In one Lycium barbarum isolate Lr01 chromosome 7, ASM1917538v2, whole genome shotgun sequence genomic region, the following are encoded:
- the LOC132603496 gene encoding uncharacterized protein LOC132603496, which yields MSTSDGDHSFDVKELLEIKARCKELRKEKDTLRGSQGQSFELIRKLEQHGQTLSEAREEDKNHIQKLKSELENCSQEIDYLQDQLNLRNEEMDSLSECVCSLQLKLADFENMEKEVTRLREELETSNVERLYLLQQLGNKELEIEGSALCIERLEESIASVGLEHQFEIESMKLDLIALEQNYFEAKKSQDETDQDNAMMNELIHDLELRIYDAEKVIESVEKENENLREQLQASELNAKTFSVKVEELFRGWLANNDDSSPSKEDDSASSCCGDILGPLLIRLATIGPSSDVDLTDKMRETAGQRKNYESLVKHLKDELRMEKLKAKEEAEDLAQEMAELRYQMTGLLEEERKRRACVEQLSLQRIAELEVQVEKERTKSFTEEDQSKSVTIFRHVR from the exons ATGTCTACTAGTGATGGTGACCACTCTTTTGATGTAAAGGAGCTATTGGAGATAAAGGCAAGATGTAAAGAG CTTAGGAAAGAAAAAGATACGCTGAGGGGTTCACAGGGTCAGAGCTTTGAACTGATCAGA AAACTAGAACAGCATGGGCAGACGTTATCTGAGGCCCGAGAAGAAGACAAAAATCACATCCAGAAGCTGAAAAGCGAGCTGGAGAACTGTTCCCAAGAGATAG ATTACCTGCAGGATCAGCTGAATTTGAGGAATGAAGAGATGGATTCTCTAAGTGAGTGTGTATGCAGCCTTCAGTTGAAACTTGCGgactttgaaaatatggaaaaagAGGTTACAAGGTTAAGGGAAGAGTTGGAAACGTCCAATGTTGAACGCTTATATTTGTTGCAGCAGTTGGGAAACAAAGAGTTAGAGATAGAGGGCTCAGCTTTGTGCATAGAGAGACTAGAGGAGTCAATAGCATCTGTTGGTCTAGAGCATCAATTTGAAATAGAGAGTATGAAGCTTGATTTGATAGCCTTGGAGCAGAATTATTTCGAAGCTAAGAAATCCCAGGATGAAACAGATCAAGATAATGCTATGATGAATGAGCTTATTCATGACCTCGAACTTCGAATCTATGATGCAGAGAAAGTTATTGAAAGTGtagaaaaggaaaatgaaaatcTTAGGGAACAACTCCAGGCATCTGAATTGAATGCCAAAACATTTTCTGTAAAAGTAGAGGAGCTATTTCGTGGTTGGCTAGCGAACAATGATGACAGTTCCCCAAGTAAAGAAGATGACAGTGCTTCGAG CTGCTGTGGTGACATTTTGGGCCCACTCCTTATCAGACTGGCTACTATAGGGCCATCATCAGATGTCGACTTGACTGACAAGATGAGGGAAACGGCAGGTCAAAGAAAGAATTATGAATCACTTGTAAAGCACCTTAAG GACGAGCTGAGAATGGAAAAGCTAAAAGCCAAAGAAGAAGCAGAGGATTTAGCTCAAGAAATGGCTGAGCTGCGATATCAGATGACTGGGTTGCTTGAAGAAGAACGAAAACGTCGTGCATGTGTTGAACAATTATCTTTACAAAGAATAGCTGAGCTAGAAGTACAG GTTGAAAAGGAAAGGACGAAATCCTTCACTGAAGAAGATCAAAGTAAATCTGTCACCATTTTCAGACATGTCAGATAA